A single window of Halobacillus naozhouensis DNA harbors:
- the pckA gene encoding phosphoenolpyruvate carboxykinase (ATP) — translation MSAINQMSDLNQLLAQEHVLHHLSVPQLVEKILSKKEGSLTDRGAVLATTGTYTGRSPKDKFIVKDHESESTVNWGSTNQSIDDSTFVRLYHKVLDYLKERDELFVFKGYAGADKKNRLPIQVINEFAWHNLFAHQMFIRPTEQELSQHEAEFTVISAPTFKADPKVDGTNSEAFIIISFKHRIVLIGGTEYAGEIKKSIFSVMNYLLPKQNSMPMHCSANVGKEGDVALFFGLSGTGKTTLSADPERRLIGDDEHAWSHNGVANIEGGCYAKCISLSAEKEPQIFNAIQFGSVLENVVVDEETRVPDYDNTSLTENTRAAYPLHHIDNTVQPSIAGHPNAIVFLTADATGVLPPISKLTKEQAMYHFLSGYTSKLAGTERGVTSPQATFSACFGSPFLPLAPSVYAEMLGEKIDQFDTSVYLVNTGWTGGAYGEGERMKLSHTRSMVHAALEDELNSVETYTDPVFGLQIPLHCPGVPDDVLLPRKTWSNPEAYDKKAQELAEKFHENFKKFTHASSAIKNAGPASGRN, via the coding sequence ATGAGTGCCATTAACCAAATGTCAGATTTAAACCAACTTTTAGCACAAGAGCATGTCCTCCATCATTTGTCTGTACCACAACTTGTAGAAAAAATACTTTCCAAGAAAGAAGGATCGTTAACGGATCGCGGGGCTGTTCTTGCTACCACAGGCACCTATACTGGCCGGTCTCCAAAGGATAAATTTATCGTAAAAGATCATGAGTCAGAATCCACCGTCAACTGGGGAAGCACCAATCAATCTATAGATGACAGCACGTTTGTTCGCTTATACCACAAAGTGCTGGATTATTTAAAAGAACGTGATGAATTATTTGTTTTTAAAGGCTACGCAGGCGCAGACAAGAAAAACCGTCTACCTATTCAAGTCATCAATGAATTCGCGTGGCATAATTTATTCGCCCATCAAATGTTTATCCGCCCTACGGAGCAAGAGCTTTCTCAACACGAAGCCGAGTTTACAGTCATCTCTGCCCCAACATTTAAAGCCGATCCAAAAGTAGATGGAACAAACTCGGAAGCTTTCATTATAATTTCATTTAAACATAGAATTGTACTCATTGGAGGAACAGAATACGCAGGCGAAATTAAAAAGTCGATATTTTCTGTTATGAACTACTTGCTTCCTAAACAAAATAGTATGCCTATGCATTGTTCAGCTAACGTTGGAAAAGAAGGCGATGTAGCGTTATTTTTTGGTTTATCAGGAACAGGGAAAACAACGTTGTCTGCTGATCCGGAACGACGGCTGATCGGTGATGACGAGCATGCCTGGTCACATAATGGAGTGGCTAATATCGAGGGTGGCTGTTACGCCAAGTGCATTAGTTTATCAGCTGAGAAAGAGCCGCAAATTTTTAACGCCATCCAATTTGGATCAGTGTTAGAAAACGTAGTAGTGGATGAGGAGACCCGGGTTCCTGACTATGATAATACCAGCCTGACTGAAAACACACGAGCGGCTTATCCATTACATCATATTGATAATACCGTACAACCAAGCATTGCAGGACACCCAAATGCAATTGTTTTTCTAACTGCAGATGCTACAGGAGTTCTCCCGCCGATCAGTAAATTGACAAAAGAACAGGCGATGTACCACTTCTTAAGCGGATACACAAGTAAATTAGCGGGTACAGAACGTGGGGTTACTTCTCCACAGGCTACCTTCTCTGCTTGTTTTGGATCTCCATTTCTGCCATTAGCACCTTCAGTATATGCAGAGATGCTGGGCGAGAAAATTGACCAATTTGATACGAGCGTTTATCTCGTCAATACAGGCTGGACAGGAGGAGCTTACGGGGAGGGAGAAAGAATGAAACTGTCCCATACCCGTTCAATGGTGCATGCAGCTCTTGAAGATGAGCTAAATTCAGTAGAAACATACACAGACCCAGTATTTGGCCTTCAAATTCCGCTTCACTGTCCTGGGGTACCAGATGATGTGTTGTTACCGAGAAAGACATGGAGCAACCCTGAAGCTTATGATAAGAAAGCCCAGGAACTAGCAGAAAAATTTCACGAGAACTTCAAGAAATTTACTCATGCCAGCTCAGCTATTAAAAATGCTGGTCCTGCTTCCGGCAGGAACTAA
- a CDS encoding o-succinylbenzoate--CoA ligase: MNVIPHWLEKQHELQPEATAIEYGEHLSLSYSALREESRKLAKGLIKEGVKTGDHVALLSGNRIEFPICIHALSYIGAVAVCLNTRLTPEELAYQLNDAEVSALIVDPNLVEKAHRTIEEVLLGHDDLIYMNHLPTCNESIELKEQLYLEEVFTMMYTSGTTGKPKAVMHTYGNHWFSAVGSALNLGLSQSDKWLICLPMFHVGGFSLLMKNVIYGMPIRLLSHFDAQVINDEIRYRGVTIVSVVTVMLQRLILDLQQEDYPSSFRCMLLGGGPVPRPLLERASKKDIPVFQTYGMTETSSQIATLSPVDAFRKLGSAGKALAPATLKVIADGRTAAAYETGEIHVKGPMVSGGYYKKAGNDSEYLATGDAGYLDDEGFLYVVDRVKDMIISGGENIYPAEIESVIMGLAGVEEVGVTGTADEEWGEVPVAFVVLQAGADLSLEEMTTYCRQYLASYKIPKRLFIISELPRNASNKIVRRKLFECMERDVY; this comes from the coding sequence ATGAATGTAATTCCTCATTGGCTGGAAAAACAGCATGAATTACAACCAGAAGCAACAGCGATTGAATATGGTGAACATCTATCTTTGAGTTATTCTGCTCTAAGAGAAGAAAGTCGAAAGCTGGCCAAGGGGTTAATAAAAGAGGGTGTGAAGACTGGAGATCATGTTGCCCTATTGTCTGGTAACCGAATAGAGTTTCCCATTTGTATTCACGCACTAAGCTATATTGGAGCAGTAGCTGTCTGTTTAAATACGCGATTGACTCCTGAAGAACTTGCCTATCAATTAAACGATGCAGAAGTTTCCGCATTGATTGTTGATCCGAATCTTGTAGAAAAAGCCCATCGTACTATTGAAGAAGTTTTGTTAGGACATGACGATCTAATTTATATGAATCATCTACCAACATGCAATGAGTCCATTGAGTTGAAAGAACAGTTATATTTAGAAGAAGTTTTTACCATGATGTACACATCGGGCACAACTGGAAAACCTAAAGCTGTTATGCATACTTACGGAAATCATTGGTTCAGTGCTGTCGGTTCAGCTTTGAATTTGGGTTTGTCGCAATCAGACAAATGGCTGATTTGCCTGCCTATGTTCCATGTTGGTGGCTTTTCTTTACTAATGAAGAATGTCATCTATGGAATGCCCATCCGATTACTGTCACATTTCGATGCCCAGGTGATCAATGATGAGATTCGCTATCGTGGTGTAACGATCGTTTCCGTGGTAACCGTCATGCTTCAAAGGTTGATACTAGACCTACAACAAGAGGACTATCCTTCATCTTTTCGATGCATGTTATTGGGCGGTGGGCCAGTTCCCAGGCCGTTATTAGAGAGGGCAAGTAAGAAGGATATTCCTGTTTTCCAAACGTATGGCATGACGGAAACCAGTTCTCAAATTGCAACATTAAGTCCTGTGGATGCCTTTCGAAAGCTCGGATCAGCCGGCAAAGCCCTGGCTCCGGCCACGCTGAAAGTTATAGCGGATGGAAGAACAGCTGCTGCCTATGAAACAGGAGAAATACATGTTAAAGGACCGATGGTATCTGGTGGGTATTATAAAAAAGCGGGAAATGACTCAGAATATTTGGCAACGGGTGATGCAGGGTACCTAGATGACGAAGGCTTTCTGTACGTTGTCGATCGTGTTAAAGATATGATTATATCAGGAGGAGAAAATATTTATCCGGCTGAGATTGAGAGCGTTATAATGGGGCTTGCAGGAGTCGAAGAGGTGGGGGTAACTGGTACAGCAGATGAGGAATGGGGAGAGGTGCCGGTAGCCTTTGTGGTTCTCCAGGCAGGAGCGGATCTGTCTCTAGAAGAGATGACCACATATTGTCGCCAATATTTGGCTTCCTATAAAATCCCGAAACGGTTGTTCATTATATCAGAGCTGCCGAGAAATGCTTCGAATAAAATTGTCAGAAGAAAATTATTTGAGTGTATGGAAAGGGACGTATACTAA
- the menC gene encoding o-succinylbenzoate synthase: MDIHRLILRKISLPLRSPFVTHQGKLHERSVIIIEVSDHQGLKGYGEVSAFSTPFYTAETIETAWHVLRDIILPHLDVQHIQEPGDFVRITSFIQGNQMAKAGLEGALWDLCAKQSNVSLAKLIGGTRASVKAGAVLSLSDSITEDINRMRQSGYERYKLKVEKGKERDKIKQIQSVEPNLGIMIDANGMYREEDLDYLIALDDLGLLMIEQPFEPGDFYLHKLAQEQMNTPICLDESITSLHDAKQAIELGSCQVINIKVCRVGGLTAALNIHDHCQSNGLPVWCGGMVETGIAKAHNLALASLPNFTIPGDLSSSDRYFYRDVLKEPIEVKDGQISVPAENGIGVSVDESYLDQITVQSYTWEWE; encoded by the coding sequence ATGGATATACATCGTCTCATTTTACGTAAAATTTCACTGCCGCTAAGGAGCCCATTTGTAACACATCAGGGAAAACTCCATGAGCGCTCAGTAATTATTATTGAGGTTAGTGACCATCAGGGTCTGAAAGGATACGGAGAGGTTTCGGCATTTTCTACCCCTTTTTACACAGCCGAAACTATCGAAACAGCCTGGCACGTGCTTAGAGATATTATCCTTCCTCATTTAGACGTCCAACACATCCAAGAACCAGGGGATTTCGTACGCATAACTTCCTTTATACAAGGTAATCAAATGGCTAAAGCTGGCTTGGAAGGAGCTCTGTGGGATTTATGTGCGAAACAGAGCAACGTGAGTCTGGCTAAATTGATTGGAGGTACGCGTGCCTCTGTTAAAGCGGGCGCCGTCTTAAGTCTGTCTGATTCCATCACTGAAGATATAAACCGGATGCGGCAGTCAGGTTATGAGCGGTATAAGTTAAAGGTTGAAAAAGGCAAGGAAAGGGACAAAATCAAACAGATTCAGTCTGTCGAACCTAACCTTGGTATTATGATTGATGCGAATGGAATGTACAGGGAAGAGGATTTAGATTACCTAATTGCTCTCGATGATTTAGGATTGCTGATGATTGAGCAGCCTTTTGAGCCTGGTGATTTCTATCTGCATAAACTAGCACAGGAACAAATGAATACTCCCATTTGTTTGGATGAATCCATAACGTCATTACATGATGCAAAGCAAGCGATTGAACTCGGCAGCTGCCAGGTCATCAATATAAAGGTCTGCCGGGTAGGGGGCTTGACAGCAGCACTGAATATCCATGATCACTGTCAAAGCAATGGACTTCCAGTTTGGTGTGGCGGTATGGTAGAGACGGGAATCGCTAAGGCACATAATCTAGCCCTCGCTTCTTTACCAAACTTTACGATTCCAGGGGATTTATCAAGTTCAGACAGATACTTTTATAGGGATGTCCTCAAAGAACCCATTGAGGTAAAAGACGGTCAAATAAGTGTGCCTGCTGAAAATGGAATAGGGGTTAGCGTTGATGAATCCTATTTGGATCAGATTACCGTGCAAAGCTATACCTGGGAGTGGGAATAG
- the menH gene encoding 2-succinyl-6-hydroxy-2,4-cyclohexadiene-1-carboxylate synthase encodes MYIKLSHRTYWVDDEGEGLPVLMLHGFTGSGRTFSKIQRLLPDSIRSICIDMPGHGYTGAVGAVTMEQFAADVVEILEHLQLSVVDVLGYSMGGRAALSFAMLYPEYTNKLILESASPGLANSEEQITRRAKDQTLMDKITNEGLQEFVNYWRKIPLFESQKQLAAEDIAQLHEERLSQDPLGLIQSLEGMGTGQQPSWWEKLADLPVEVLLIVGEWDDKFFTINKGMDLRLSQSTLVVVERAGHTIHLEQPEFFAKTVEDFVIQ; translated from the coding sequence ATGTATATCAAACTGAGTCATCGTACTTACTGGGTAGACGATGAAGGGGAGGGACTGCCTGTCCTGATGCTCCATGGGTTTACGGGCAGTGGCCGCACTTTTTCTAAAATACAGCGGTTATTGCCAGATTCCATCAGGTCGATTTGCATCGACATGCCAGGGCACGGATATACAGGAGCCGTCGGTGCGGTAACAATGGAACAATTTGCTGCAGATGTAGTGGAAATTCTGGAACATTTACAACTCTCTGTTGTCGATGTGCTAGGTTATTCCATGGGCGGACGAGCAGCCCTATCCTTTGCTATGCTTTACCCTGAGTATACAAATAAACTAATTCTCGAAAGTGCTTCCCCTGGTCTTGCCAATTCTGAGGAACAAATCACTAGACGAGCTAAGGATCAAACATTAATGGACAAAATTACAAACGAAGGCTTACAGGAGTTCGTTAATTATTGGAGGAAAATCCCGCTTTTTGAGAGTCAAAAACAACTGGCTGCTGAAGACATTGCTCAATTGCATGAAGAACGATTAAGTCAGGATCCCCTTGGCTTAATTCAGTCCCTCGAAGGGATGGGAACGGGGCAGCAGCCTTCCTGGTGGGAAAAGCTTGCTGACCTTCCAGTAGAGGTGCTACTGATCGTTGGCGAGTGGGATGATAAATTTTTTACTATTAATAAGGGGATGGACTTGCGCCTGTCTCAATCAACTTTAGTCGTGGTTGAAAGGGCAGGACATACAATACATCTCGAACAACCAGAGTTTTTTGCTAAAACTGTCGAAGACTTCGTGATACAATAG
- a CDS encoding gamma carbonic anhydrase family protein: MICEYKGKHPQIDSTAYIAEDAVVTGDVAIGSYASIWFKTVVRGDVAPVKIGSEVNIQDLSMLHQSPNQPLIIEDGVTVGHQVTLHSAHIKRDALIGMGSLILDGAEIGEQAFIGAGSLVPPGKVIPPRTLAFGRPAKVVRKLNEEDYKELDRILTTYVEKGQIYKQLRQES; the protein is encoded by the coding sequence GTGATTTGCGAATATAAAGGAAAGCACCCACAAATTGATTCGACAGCCTACATAGCTGAAGATGCAGTCGTTACGGGCGATGTCGCCATTGGTTCGTATGCAAGTATTTGGTTTAAAACTGTTGTACGCGGAGACGTAGCTCCCGTTAAAATTGGTAGCGAAGTAAATATCCAAGACTTGAGTATGCTGCATCAAAGTCCCAACCAGCCGTTGATTATTGAAGATGGTGTAACTGTAGGACATCAAGTCACCCTTCACTCCGCTCATATTAAAAGGGACGCACTCATTGGTATGGGGTCTCTCATTCTCGATGGCGCCGAAATAGGTGAGCAGGCATTTATCGGAGCAGGCAGTCTTGTTCCTCCAGGAAAAGTCATACCTCCCCGAACGCTGGCTTTTGGCCGTCCAGCAAAAGTGGTTCGGAAACTAAACGAGGAAGATTATAAAGAGCTGGACCGAATTCTGACAACTTATGTCGAGAAAGGTCAAATTTATAAACAGCTTAGACAAGAATCATAA
- the menB gene encoding 1,4-dihydroxy-2-naphthoyl-CoA synthase, translating to MTYNWITEREYEEILYETYEGIAKITINRPQVRNAFTPRTVQELIDAFAYARDDSKIGVIVLAGAGDDAFCSGGDQSVRGHGGYVGDDHIPRLNVLDLQRLIRVIPKPVVAMVSGYAVGGGHVLHIVCDLTIAADNAIFGQTGPKVGSFDAGYGAGLLARIVGQKKAREIWYLCRQYSAKEAEDMGLVNTVVPLEQLEDETVQWCREMLEKSPTALRFLKASFNADTDGLAGLQQMGGDATLLYYTTEEAKEGRDAFKEKRKPDFGQFPRFP from the coding sequence ATGACTTATAACTGGATTACCGAGCGAGAATACGAAGAAATTCTCTACGAAACGTATGAAGGAATTGCTAAAATTACGATTAATCGTCCACAAGTTCGTAATGCCTTTACCCCTAGAACTGTGCAAGAATTAATTGATGCTTTTGCTTACGCACGTGATGATTCCAAAATCGGAGTCATTGTATTGGCAGGAGCTGGCGATGACGCATTTTGCTCAGGTGGAGATCAAAGTGTAAGAGGGCACGGAGGTTATGTGGGCGACGACCATATTCCTCGTTTGAACGTGCTGGACTTACAACGACTTATCCGAGTTATTCCTAAACCAGTCGTTGCGATGGTTTCTGGCTATGCGGTAGGCGGCGGTCATGTCCTACATATTGTTTGTGACTTGACGATTGCTGCTGACAATGCCATCTTTGGTCAAACAGGTCCAAAGGTTGGAAGTTTTGACGCAGGATATGGCGCTGGTTTACTTGCACGTATTGTCGGTCAAAAGAAGGCACGTGAAATTTGGTACCTATGCCGTCAATATAGTGCAAAAGAAGCGGAGGATATGGGACTCGTTAATACAGTTGTTCCTCTTGAGCAACTTGAGGATGAAACAGTGCAATGGTGCAGAGAAATGCTTGAGAAGTCACCGACAGCTCTTCGTTTCTTGAAAGCTTCCTTCAATGCTGATACAGATGGTCTAGCAGGCCTGCAGCAAATGGGTGGTGACGCAACCTTGCTTTATTACACAACTGAGGAAGCGAAAGAAGGACGCGATGCGTTTAAAGAAAAACGCAAACCTGATTTCGGTCAGTTCCCGCGTTTCCCATGA
- a CDS encoding hydrolase — translation MEGKNQYFVNIGTREISINRNGNNDEFIINADREELLLLREVFNEIYNSDTRAFFRSHVPFVEYHKDSSNDEYDEGMTRALQMIYDLGDDTTRHHISGMGVLEDK, via the coding sequence ATGGAAGGAAAAAACCAATATTTTGTCAATATCGGCACACGTGAAATTTCAATCAATCGTAACGGCAACAATGATGAGTTCATCATTAACGCAGATCGAGAAGAACTCCTTTTATTAAGAGAGGTTTTTAATGAAATATATAACTCGGATACAAGAGCGTTCTTTCGATCACACGTTCCATTTGTAGAATATCATAAAGACAGTTCGAATGATGAGTATGATGAGGGGATGACGCGAGCCTTGCAGATGATTTATGATTTAGGTGATGATACGACCAGGCACCACATCAGTGGGATGGGTGTTTTAGAAGATAAATAA
- the metK gene encoding methionine adenosyltransferase — MPANRRLFTSESVTEGHPDKICDQISDAILDEILKNDPNARVACETTVTTGLVLVSGEISTNTYVDIPAIVRQTIKDIGYTRAKYGFDADTCAVLTAIDEQSPDIAGGVDEALESREGQMSDEEIESIGAGDQGLMFGYANNETTELMPLPISLAHKLSKRLSDMRNDGTLSYLRPDGKTQVTIEYDEQDQPVRVDTIVISTQHAEEITLEQIQRDLKEKVILPVVPSELIDENTKYFINPTGRFVIGGPQGDAGLTGRKIIVDTYGGYARHGGGAFSGKDATKVDRSGAYAARYVAKNIVAAGLADSCEVQLAYAIGVAQPVSISIDTNGSGKVTEEKLVTAVRELFDLRPAGIIKMLDLRRPIYRQTAAFGHFGRTDVEFPWEKTDRAEELKKRLK; from the coding sequence ATGCCTGCCAATCGCCGGTTATTCACATCTGAATCTGTAACAGAAGGTCATCCTGATAAAATCTGTGACCAGATTTCTGATGCTATTCTAGATGAAATTTTAAAAAACGATCCAAACGCACGTGTTGCGTGTGAAACAACTGTTACAACTGGGCTAGTCCTCGTTTCAGGTGAGATCAGCACGAATACGTATGTAGATATCCCTGCTATTGTACGTCAAACCATTAAAGATATTGGCTATACAAGAGCGAAATACGGATTTGACGCTGATACATGTGCCGTATTAACAGCTATAGATGAACAATCTCCTGACATTGCAGGCGGAGTAGATGAAGCACTGGAGTCAAGGGAAGGTCAAATGAGCGATGAAGAAATTGAGTCTATTGGTGCGGGAGATCAGGGTCTAATGTTTGGTTATGCAAATAACGAAACGACAGAACTGATGCCTTTGCCAATTTCTCTTGCTCATAAGTTATCCAAACGACTTTCTGATATGCGCAATGATGGTACCCTCAGCTATTTGCGCCCCGATGGAAAGACTCAGGTAACAATTGAATACGATGAACAGGATCAGCCTGTTCGTGTCGATACTATTGTTATTTCGACACAGCATGCAGAAGAAATAACACTTGAACAAATTCAAAGAGATTTGAAGGAAAAAGTTATCCTTCCAGTAGTGCCGTCAGAACTTATTGATGAGAATACTAAATATTTTATTAATCCTACTGGAAGGTTCGTGATTGGTGGCCCCCAAGGTGATGCCGGGCTAACCGGAAGAAAGATTATCGTAGACACCTACGGAGGCTATGCCCGTCATGGGGGTGGGGCCTTTAGTGGTAAAGATGCTACTAAAGTTGACCGATCTGGAGCTTATGCTGCTCGCTATGTTGCGAAAAACATTGTAGCTGCCGGTTTAGCCGATTCCTGTGAAGTTCAATTGGCTTATGCTATTGGCGTAGCACAGCCAGTATCAATTTCCATTGATACTAACGGGTCAGGAAAAGTAACAGAAGAGAAGCTTGTGACAGCAGTAAGAGAATTGTTTGATCTACGTCCTGCTGGTATTATCAAAATGCTGGATCTTCGCCGTCCTATCTATCGTCAAACGGCTGCCTTCGGTCACTTTGGCCGAACAGATGTTGAATTCCCATGGGAAAAAACAGATCGGGCTGAAGAGTTGAAAAAACGTCTGAAGTAA
- the ytkD gene encoding RNA deprotection pyrophosphohydrolase: protein MKTFSDYYRNQVKLSFDNHPFSKTPKHVWVICRFDNNWLLTNHKDRGLEFPGGKVEKGENAKDAAIREVLEETGGCVKQIDYVGQYHVAGKGGTIVKNVYFASISQLQAQDHYFETDGPVLLEKLPEGIVSDEQYSFMMKDDVLPNCMRQIREKFLGEPAE from the coding sequence ATGAAAACATTTAGCGATTACTATCGAAATCAAGTTAAGTTATCTTTTGATAATCATCCATTTTCTAAGACACCAAAGCATGTTTGGGTTATTTGTCGATTCGATAATAATTGGCTGTTAACTAACCATAAGGACAGGGGTCTCGAATTTCCTGGTGGCAAAGTAGAAAAAGGAGAAAATGCGAAAGATGCTGCAATCAGAGAAGTGTTGGAGGAAACTGGAGGATGTGTCAAGCAGATCGACTATGTCGGCCAGTACCATGTAGCTGGGAAGGGCGGAACAATTGTTAAAAATGTCTATTTCGCTTCCATATCGCAGTTACAAGCGCAAGATCATTATTTTGAAACGGATGGTCCTGTTTTGCTTGAGAAGCTCCCTGAAGGAATTGTAAGTGATGAGCAGTACAGCTTTATGATGAAAGATGATGTGCTGCCCAATTGTATGAGACAAATTAGAGAGAAGTTTCTAGGAGAGCCTGCTGAATAA